In the Gossypium raimondii isolate GPD5lz chromosome 9, ASM2569854v1, whole genome shotgun sequence genome, one interval contains:
- the LOC105799615 gene encoding BEL1-like homeodomain protein 1 — translation MATYFHGNPEIQAADDLQTLVLMNPAYVHYSNTPPPPPPSNNLVFVNSLSPNAPSSHSQQLVGIPLPAVTSGSNQDAISSLHGLVQRLHYNSYNPIDPSGEPRDTPRAQQGLSLTLSSQHQPGNYGSQPQAVSGGSASSGSAVTNGVSGIQSVLLSSKYLKAAQELLDEVVNVDNTGFTKTEMAKKGSGNDSNSSKATGELSAAAGDGSGGENAVGKRRTELSTAERQEIQMKKAKLISMLDEVDQRYRQYHHQIQIVISTFEQTAGIGSAKTYTALALKTISKQFRCLKDAIIGQIRAVNKSLGEEDRLGGKTEGSRLKFVDHQLRQQRALQQLGMIQHNAWRPQRGLPERSVSVLRAWLFEHFLHPYPKDSDKHMLAKQTGLTRSQVSNWFINARVRLWKPMVEEMYLEEIKEQEQNHEGSASKSTGPTPAKNQAKSLSSSKQDNSANQNASSMSISMASTSPLAGNGQNQSGFSFIGSSELEGITQGSPKKPRSTEVLLQSPIDMDIKQREAADDVSIKFGKEGYSFMGTDTNFMGGFGQYPIAEMARFDAEHFAPRFPGNGVSLTLGLPHCENLSLPATHQTFLPNQTLQMGRRLDIGEPNEYGAINPSTPHSSVAYEIENIDVQNRKRFAAQLLPDFVA, via the exons ATGGCGACCTACTTTCATGGGAACCCTGAAATCCAAGCAGCTGATGATCTTCAAACCCTCGTACTTATGAACCCTGCCTATGTTCACTACTCCAATACCCCTCCTCCTCCGCCGCCCTCAAACAACCTCGTTTTCGTCAACTCCCTCTCTCCTAACGCTCCCTCTTCCCACTCCCAGCAACTCGTTGGCATCCCTCTCCCGGCCGTCACCTCCGGTTCCAACCAAGACGCCATCTCCTCCTTGCATGGTCTCGTACAGCGCCTCCATTACAACTCGTACAACCCTATTGACCCTTCTGGAGAACCACGTGACACCCCACGAGCTCAGCAGGGACTATCTTTGACCCTTTCTTCCCAGCATCAGCCCGGTAACTATGGATCACAGCCTCAAGCAGTTTCAGGCGGTTCGGCTTCTTCCGGTTCAGCGGTGACCAACGGGGTTTCAGGTATACAAAGTGTGTTGTTGAGCTCTAAATACTTGAAGGCTGCTCAAGAGCTTCTTGATGAGGTTGTTAATGTCGACAATACTGGGTTTACAAAGACTGAAATGGCAAAAAAGGGCAGTGGAAATGATAGCAATAGCAGCAAGGCTACCGGAGAATTGTCGGCTGCGGCCGGAGACGGTTCTGGTGGCGAGAACGCTGTTGGTAAGCGCAGGACTGAGCTGAGCACGGCTGAGAGACAAGAAATTCAGATGAAGAAAGCAAAGCTAATTAGCATGCTTGATGAG GTGGATCAAAGGTACAGGCAATACCATCACCAAATACAGATTGTAATATCCACATTTGAGCAAACGGCTGGAATTGGGTCAGCTAAAACATATACAGCTCTTGCATTAAAGACCATCTCTAAGCAGTTTCGGTGTTTGAAAGATGCAATAATTGGCCAGATTCGAGCTGTAAACAAGAGCTTAGGTGAAGAAGATAGACTGGGAGGGAAGACCGAAGGCTCCAGACTTAAGTTTGTGGATCATCAGCTTCGTCAACAAAGAGCACTTCAGCAGCTGGGGATGATCCAACACAATGCTTGGAGACCACAAAGAGGACTACCAGAAAGATCCGTATCTGTTCTTCGAGCTTGGCTCTTTGAACACTTTCTCCACCC ATATCCTAAAGACTCAGACAAGCACATGCTTGCTAAACAAACAGGGCTTACCAGGAGTCAG GTGTCTAATTGGTTCATAAATGCTCGAGTCCGGCTTTGGAAGCCAATGGTGGAAGAGATGTACCTGGAGGAAATCAAGGAGCAGGAACAGAACCATGAAGGTTCAGCATCCAAATCCACTGGTCCAACACCAGCAAAGAACCAAGCTAAAAGTTTGAGCAGCTCGAAACAAGACAATTCTGCAAACCAGAATGCTTCCTCAATGTCCATTTCCATGGCTTCAACGTCTCCTCTTGCAGGAAATGGCCAAAACCAGTCAGGGTTTTCCTTCATTGGCTCATCCGAATTGGAAGGGATCACCCAAGGAAGTCCCAAGAAGCCAAGGAGCACTGAGGTGCTGTTGCAGTCCCCAATAGACATGGACATTAAACAAAGAGAGGCAGCAGACGATGTTTCCATCAAGTTTGGCAAAGAGGGCTACTCCTTCATGGGAACCGATACCAACTTCATGGGAGGTTTCGGGCAATATCCTATTGCTGAAATGGCAAGGTTTGATGCAGAACACTTCGCTCCAAGGTTCCCTGGTAATGGTGTTTCACTCACTCTTGGTCTTCCCCACTGTGAAAACCTCTCTTTGCCTGCTACTCACCAAACTTTTCTCCCAAACCAAACCCTGCAAATGGGGAGAAGGCTCGACATTGGTGAACCAAATGAGTATGGTGCTATAAACCCTTCAACACCCCACTCTTCAGTTGCATATGAGATTGAGAACATCGATGTTCAGAACCGAAAAAGGTTTGCTGCGCAATTGTTACCGGACTTCGTTGCCTGA